Proteins encoded within one genomic window of Flavobacterium oreochromis:
- a CDS encoding DUF4197 domain-containing protein, whose product MKRIVILAFLIPTMSQAQLKDFIKKTTESVITNSTKKNTLDIAGGLKEALNKGVTNQVSKLTAVDGFYGNQLVKIVLPDELQKVDSMLRKVGMGNLADDGVKALNRAAEDAVKESTPIFVNAIKNITITDAKNILLGQEDAATDFLQTGTRKPLYLKFNPVVQKSIGKVGADALWKTIIDRYNAIPFVSKVNPDITDYVTNKALDGVFKMIAVEEKDIRTNLNSRTSDLLKNVFALQDRK is encoded by the coding sequence ATGAAAAGAATAGTTATCCTAGCATTTTTGATTCCTACTATGAGTCAAGCTCAATTAAAAGATTTTATAAAAAAAACAACAGAATCTGTAATTACTAATTCAACAAAAAAAAATACTTTAGATATTGCAGGAGGATTAAAGGAGGCATTGAATAAAGGAGTTACAAATCAAGTTTCTAAACTTACGGCTGTTGATGGTTTTTATGGTAATCAATTAGTTAAAATAGTACTACCTGATGAACTACAAAAAGTAGATAGTATGTTACGAAAAGTAGGAATGGGAAATTTAGCGGATGATGGGGTAAAAGCATTGAACAGAGCTGCTGAGGATGCTGTAAAAGAATCGACTCCTATTTTTGTAAATGCAATTAAGAATATAACGATAACAGATGCAAAAAATATTTTATTAGGTCAGGAAGATGCTGCAACAGACTTTTTACAAACGGGAACCAGAAAACCTCTTTACTTAAAATTTAATCCTGTAGTTCAAAAATCTATTGGTAAAGTAGGAGCAGATGCTTTGTGGAAAACAATCATAGATCGTTATAATGCTATTCCTTTTGTGTCTAAAGTTAATCCTGATATAACAGATTATGTAACGAATAAGGCACTTGATGGGGTTTTTAAAATGATAGCTGTTGAAGAAAAAGATATTCGAACTAATTTAAATTCAAGAACTAGTGATTTGTTAAAAAATGTTTTTGCTTTGCAGGATAGAAAATAG